The Setaria italica strain Yugu1 chromosome IX, Setaria_italica_v2.0, whole genome shotgun sequence genome has a window encoding:
- the LOC101764994 gene encoding uncharacterized protein LOC101764994: MEKLVNHCDMELMKMAMLRHEETFRQQVHELHRLYRVQKQLMMSGGVSRPSSELIGCRRRQTRRSCRQPRRALDLRLPADDYILVVAAGNATPPPRQEDGLELTLAVGGGGAGRRKRRDEGTGTGTPVGSDCSGGSLTSSSSITDTTSGSPPFLLQEGAAAVTQQPPWLVQCLSLKMAAAWVNGHVVGF, encoded by the exons ATGGAGAAGCTTGTGAATCACTGCGACATGGAGCTGATGAAGATGGCCATGCTCAGGCACGAAGAGACCTTCAGGCAGCAG GTCCACGAGCTGCACCGGCTGTACCGCGTCCAGAAGCAGCTGATGATGAGCGGCGGCGTGTCGAGGCCGTCGTCGGAGCTCATCGGCTGCCGGCGGCGTCAGACCAGGCGCAGCTGCAGGCAGCCGCGTCGCGCGCTGGACCTTCGCCTCCCCGCTGATGACTacatcctcgtcgtcgccgcgggCAACGCGACGCCTCCGCCGAGGCAAGAGGACGGGCTGGAGCTGacgctcgccgtcggcggcggcggcgcgggcaggAGGAAGCGGCGGGACGAGGGCACCGGCACCGGAACCCCCGTGGGGTCGGACTGCTCCGGCGGGAGCctgacgtcgtcgtcgtcgatcacCGACACCACCAGCGGATCGCCGCCGTTCCTTCTccaggaaggggcggcggcggtgacgcagCAACCGCCATGGCTCGTGCAGTGCCTCAGCCTCAAGATGGCTGCGGCGTGGGTCAATGGTCATGTAGTAGGATTTTAA